Proteins encoded in a region of the Brevefilum fermentans genome:
- a CDS encoding carbohydrate ABC transporter permease, which yields MANWLVLKLPKPWSKRLQPFVFVGPAVVIMGWFLAIPVVRSLIASFHNNLGTQWVGLKNYVFAFTDPRMLETFKNNLLWLVFGTGFSVGIGLLVAVLADRSRFEVLYKSIIFTPMAISFVGAGVIWKFVYSYKGTGAGIQEIGLLNAIVIALGGTPHPWLTMAPWNNFFLIVIMVWLQTGYTMVILSSAIKGVPAELLEAARIDGANEIKAFFNITVPYIKGTLITVITTVVIFSLKLFDVVRVMTGGNNGTNVIANEFYLQMFTYNHAGRASAIAIVLLLLVTPVIINNLREFNKERKGF from the coding sequence GTGGCGAACTGGTTGGTATTAAAGTTGCCAAAACCATGGTCGAAACGATTACAGCCGTTTGTTTTTGTTGGCCCTGCGGTTGTTATCATGGGCTGGTTCCTGGCTATTCCGGTGGTTCGCTCATTAATTGCCAGTTTTCACAATAATCTCGGCACACAATGGGTCGGGCTTAAAAATTATGTTTTTGCCTTCACTGATCCGCGTATGTTAGAAACTTTTAAAAACAACCTGCTCTGGTTGGTATTTGGAACAGGTTTCAGTGTCGGGATTGGACTTCTGGTTGCCGTATTGGCTGATCGTAGCAGATTTGAAGTATTGTACAAATCGATCATCTTTACGCCGATGGCAATTTCTTTTGTTGGCGCAGGTGTGATTTGGAAATTTGTATACTCCTATAAGGGAACCGGTGCAGGCATTCAGGAGATTGGTTTGCTCAATGCGATTGTAATTGCTCTGGGTGGCACACCGCACCCTTGGTTAACCATGGCGCCATGGAATAATTTTTTCCTTATTGTGATTATGGTCTGGCTGCAGACTGGTTACACCATGGTCATTCTTTCATCAGCAATTAAGGGTGTTCCAGCTGAATTATTGGAAGCAGCACGTATTGATGGTGCAAATGAAATAAAAGCGTTTTTCAATATAACCGTTCCCTATATAAAAGGGACACTGATCACCGTAATCACCACAGTTGTGATTTTTAGCCTGAAGTTGTTTGATGTCGTCCGGGTAATGACCGGAGGAAACAATGGCACAAATGTGATTGCTAATGAATTTTATTTGCAAATGTTCACATACAACCATGCAGGACGCGCCTCCGCAATTGCAATTGTCCTCCTTCTATTGGTTACCCCTGTGATTATTAACAACCTGCGAGAATTCAACAAAGAAAGAAAGGGGTTCTAA
- a CDS encoding carbohydrate ABC transporter permease gives MAKSAKSQKRAQSFFINLVLIIICVAWMVPILGILITSFRHSEDIFKSGWWTVFPHRVEMQVARIKLNPDVDLDDIITIDATTATIEGRNAAGEAVEYSGSPIEGVSATFEEYREGIKLDDGRSLVWSGNRRSRELRVFDRQWIGFSTNLTLKNYKDVITGKNITYKDAEGRTITRTGNNLGGAFLNSLAVAIPGTIIPILIAAFAAFGFAWLEFPGRNILFTIIVALLVVPLQIALVPILKDYVNMGLNGTFLGIWLAHSGFGLPLATYLLFNYISTIPRELLESAFIDGASNFTIFIRLIFPLSVPALASFAIFQFLWLWNDYLVALIFLGERNKTVTIAVAQMVGEKGQDWHLMTSAAFVSMILPLAVFLALQRYFVRGMMAGSVKG, from the coding sequence ATGGCGAAGAGTGCAAAATCTCAAAAGCGAGCTCAAAGTTTTTTTATAAACCTGGTACTCATAATTATTTGTGTCGCCTGGATGGTGCCCATTCTTGGAATTTTAATTACCTCTTTTCGACACAGCGAGGATATCTTTAAATCGGGTTGGTGGACCGTGTTTCCACACCGCGTAGAGATGCAGGTTGCTCGAATCAAGCTGAACCCTGATGTGGATCTGGATGATATCATCACAATTGATGCCACAACTGCAACTATTGAGGGACGAAATGCGGCAGGAGAAGCAGTTGAATATTCTGGAAGTCCAATTGAGGGCGTTTCAGCGACATTCGAAGAGTATCGAGAAGGCATTAAACTGGATGATGGCCGGTCACTGGTTTGGTCAGGTAATCGTCGTTCTCGAGAACTACGGGTATTTGACCGACAATGGATAGGTTTTAGCACTAACCTGACACTAAAAAATTATAAAGATGTCATAACCGGAAAAAATATCACTTACAAAGATGCTGAAGGACGGACAATCACTCGGACGGGCAATAACCTGGGTGGTGCATTTCTCAACTCGCTGGCAGTGGCAATCCCGGGAACGATTATCCCAATCCTGATTGCAGCTTTTGCTGCTTTTGGGTTTGCCTGGTTGGAATTCCCCGGCCGTAATATCTTATTTACAATTATCGTTGCTTTACTTGTTGTGCCGTTGCAGATTGCCCTGGTTCCAATCCTTAAAGACTATGTAAACATGGGCTTGAACGGTACATTTCTTGGCATCTGGTTAGCACATTCGGGCTTTGGCTTACCATTAGCCACCTACTTACTCTTCAACTATATCAGCACGATACCTCGGGAATTACTGGAGTCAGCTTTTATTGACGGGGCTTCAAACTTTACGATATTTATCCGTCTGATCTTTCCACTCTCTGTTCCAGCGTTGGCTTCATTCGCGATTTTCCAGTTCCTCTGGTTGTGGAATGATTACCTCGTCGCCTTGATTTTCCTGGGTGAACGGAATAAAACTGTCACCATTGCCGTTGCTCAAATGGTCGGAGAAAAAGGACAGGATTGGCATTTGATGACTTCTGCTGCATTTGTCAGCATGATTTTACCCTTAGCTGTATTCCTGGCATTACAACGATACTTTGTACGTGGAATGATGGCAGGTTCAGTCAAAGGATAA
- a CDS encoding sugar ABC transporter permease, protein MSEKTQKTKHPRSMTQQRKIGTVIRWIIAAFLIFFSIFPLVWIISASLNPTGTLATARIIPKNPGFQNFKSLIGNPTFPFFLWFWNSIKITTITTFSTLFLTTMAAYAFSRFRFSGRTTMLKAILLIQVFPNLLSIVALFLILTQFGTIIPAIGLNTHLGLIIVYLGGAMGMNIWLMKGYMDTIPREIDESARVDGATDWQIFWRLILPLLRPILVVIGILSFIGVYGDFIVARTLLKTTELYTVMVGLQIYTSGMFSQKWGIFAAGALISAFPIMVIYLTLQDQIVGGLTQGAVKG, encoded by the coding sequence ATGTCTGAAAAAACCCAAAAAACAAAACATCCTCGGTCCATGACTCAGCAAAGAAAGATCGGCACTGTGATCCGGTGGATCATTGCGGCTTTTCTAATATTCTTTTCGATCTTTCCCCTGGTTTGGATCATTTCAGCTTCGCTAAATCCTACCGGAACCTTGGCTACCGCTCGCATTATTCCAAAGAACCCAGGTTTTCAGAATTTTAAAAGCCTTATCGGAAATCCAACCTTTCCTTTTTTCCTGTGGTTTTGGAATTCGATCAAGATTACAACAATCACAACGTTTTCGACGCTGTTTTTGACAACTATGGCTGCTTATGCCTTCTCGCGCTTCCGTTTTTCCGGTCGGACAACGATGCTGAAGGCGATTTTGCTGATCCAGGTGTTTCCAAACCTGCTTTCGATCGTGGCTTTGTTTTTGATCCTGACCCAGTTTGGAACCATCATCCCTGCAATCGGATTAAATACGCACCTGGGGTTAATTATTGTCTACTTGGGTGGGGCGATGGGCATGAACATCTGGCTGATGAAGGGCTATATGGATACGATCCCCCGCGAAATCGATGAATCAGCCCGTGTGGATGGCGCCACAGACTGGCAAATCTTCTGGAGATTAATCCTGCCACTTTTGCGACCGATCCTGGTAGTAATTGGTATCCTGAGCTTTATTGGTGTTTATGGCGACTTCATTGTTGCCCGTACGCTGTTGAAGACCACCGAACTTTACACGGTCATGGTTGGTCTGCAAATTTATACTTCCGGGATGTTCTCTCAGAAGTGGGGCATCTTTGCCGCTGGTGCTTTAATCAGCGCCTTTCCGATCATGGTCATTTATTTGACGTTGCAAGATCAAATTGTAGGCGGTTTGACACAGGGAGCAGTAAAGGGTTAA
- a CDS encoding ABC transporter substrate-binding protein codes for MKKKFMFLAVLVIFSMILAACAPKVETPSPEEPPAVEEPVVEKPAEEKPAEEKPDEEPPAVEEPVEEVIAPLPQGQELANAYAGMYAGTVVTMAGPFTDQDAVVFNDSIAEFEAATGIDIQYEGSKEFEANIMIRLDGGDRPDIVDFPQPGLLQTAVDKGYAIDLETLINPDWIKENYSQAWQDLATMNGMVAGIWARANGKSFVFYPKAKFEEYGYTIPETWDEMMALTQEIADDGDTPWCIGIESGAATGWTMTDWIEDTLLRVAKPEDYDAWVAGELPFDSPQVNEALDYIEAIWFNDDYVYGGRAAIPTISFGDAPKPMFDDPPGCWFNRQGNFVTTFFPEELEAGVDYDFFYLPPIKPEYGKPVLGAGDIYAVFNDRPEVRAVIQYFSTGESLRKWIEVGGAIGVHNDASLDWYADPVTRGVAETIRNATTFRFDGSDLMPGAVGAGTFWKYMTDYVSGTITRQEALQQIDASWPR; via the coding sequence ATGAAAAAGAAATTTATGTTTTTAGCAGTCTTGGTTATCTTTTCAATGATTCTGGCTGCCTGCGCTCCTAAAGTTGAGACACCTTCACCAGAGGAGCCGCCTGCAGTTGAAGAACCTGTTGTCGAGAAACCCGCGGAAGAGAAACCTGCAGAAGAAAAACCGGATGAGGAACCGCCTGCAGTGGAAGAACCTGTGGAGGAAGTAATTGCTCCCTTACCGCAGGGGCAGGAATTGGCTAATGCCTATGCTGGCATGTATGCTGGCACGGTTGTAACAATGGCTGGGCCTTTTACTGACCAGGACGCAGTCGTGTTTAACGATTCAATTGCTGAATTTGAAGCCGCGACCGGCATCGACATTCAATATGAAGGCTCGAAAGAATTTGAAGCCAACATTATGATCCGTTTGGATGGTGGTGACCGTCCCGATATTGTCGACTTCCCGCAGCCCGGCTTGCTCCAAACCGCAGTCGATAAAGGTTACGCCATTGACTTAGAAACGCTGATCAATCCGGATTGGATCAAAGAAAATTACTCACAAGCCTGGCAAGATTTAGCGACCATGAACGGAATGGTTGCTGGTATCTGGGCACGTGCCAATGGTAAATCCTTTGTGTTTTATCCAAAAGCAAAATTTGAAGAATATGGTTACACGATTCCTGAAACCTGGGACGAGATGATGGCTCTGACCCAAGAGATCGCCGATGACGGTGACACTCCATGGTGCATTGGCATTGAATCTGGCGCTGCAACCGGTTGGACAATGACTGACTGGATTGAGGATACGCTGCTGCGAGTAGCAAAACCTGAGGATTATGACGCTTGGGTCGCAGGTGAACTGCCTTTCGACTCGCCACAGGTGAACGAGGCTCTTGATTACATCGAAGCGATCTGGTTTAACGATGATTACGTCTATGGTGGGCGTGCAGCCATTCCTACCATCAGCTTTGGTGATGCTCCAAAACCCATGTTCGATGATCCACCAGGATGCTGGTTTAACCGACAAGGCAATTTCGTGACCACCTTCTTCCCCGAGGAATTAGAAGCCGGTGTGGATTACGATTTCTTCTATCTGCCTCCGATTAAACCAGAATATGGGAAACCTGTTCTCGGTGCCGGTGATATCTATGCTGTCTTCAACGACCGTCCCGAAGTTCGAGCAGTGATCCAGTACTTCTCAACCGGTGAATCATTGAGAAAATGGATTGAAGTTGGCGGTGCAATTGGTGTCCACAATGACGCCAGCCTGGATTGGTACGCTGACCCGGTAACTCGCGGTGTGGCAGAGACCATTCGAAATGCAACTACCTTCCGCTTTGATGGTTCTGACCTGATGCCCGGGGCTGTGGGTGCGGGTACTTTCTGGAAGTACATGACCGATTATGTTAGCGGCACAATCACCCGACAGGAGGCATTGCAACAAATTGACGCCTCCTGGCCTCGCTAA
- a CDS encoding alpha-amylase family glycosyl hydrolase — MTFSEFEPPMDHIFGDMDDPKNTSAWLIARHQGVHHYNIKFPANPTPGGEVCLKVTCSVDQPVESVHLWYTTDEWAQQEERQFAKAKLVWRTDLWSYLQEWEITLPVQPAGTMLRYKIAARLQGSLQMAFADNQARTFEKGTHFSIYYGESSPPKWVEDAIVYQIFVDRFKPAGEDPWIESGDLCKAFGGSLQGVTEKLPYIKAMGFNAIWLTPIFVSPSHHGYDSSDYYKINPKFGTMDDFLELIDTAHFLQIRVILDFVANHCSNEHSFFKDAVNNHNSQYHDYFVWKDWPNYESFYNVRSMPKVNLAYGSPAREYMLNCAKYWLEKGVDGFRLDYAHGPEQDFWIDFRHVCETVNPDCWTFGEVVQPADIQASFAGGLMGTLDFVLCQALRSTFAQGKWSLAKFAAFLQAHFSYFSKSFNLPAFLDNHDMNRFIYAANHNEKLLKLALLVLYVLPGPPILYNGTEIPLSQRRSIHARDAQGFDEARLPMTWDLEKSFQFTEYLARLAEIRQKYPQLRQAEWTVNAFDEKKDMLVLSLGDSQDFMLLINRSPKEHQLLIQNPEYLSYQDLVDHTTYPNRNDELQINLPAQTGILLSAKNCTG, encoded by the coding sequence ATGACTTTTTCTGAATTTGAACCGCCGATGGATCACATTTTTGGAGACATGGATGACCCAAAAAACACTTCTGCGTGGTTAATTGCGCGGCATCAGGGTGTGCACCATTACAACATCAAGTTTCCAGCCAACCCAACGCCTGGAGGTGAAGTTTGCCTGAAGGTGACATGTTCTGTTGATCAACCGGTGGAATCTGTGCATCTTTGGTACACAACCGATGAATGGGCGCAGCAGGAGGAACGCCAATTTGCGAAGGCAAAGCTCGTTTGGAGAACAGATTTATGGTCTTATTTGCAGGAATGGGAGATCACGCTTCCCGTGCAACCGGCTGGGACGATGCTGCGATATAAAATCGCTGCTCGGCTGCAAGGATCACTGCAGATGGCGTTTGCTGATAATCAAGCAAGAACCTTTGAAAAGGGCACCCATTTCTCAATTTATTATGGGGAATCAAGCCCCCCAAAATGGGTTGAGGATGCGATTGTTTATCAAATCTTTGTTGACCGGTTTAAACCAGCAGGAGAAGACCCCTGGATTGAAAGTGGTGATCTATGCAAAGCCTTTGGCGGATCATTACAGGGCGTGACAGAAAAACTTCCCTATATCAAGGCGATGGGCTTTAATGCGATCTGGCTGACGCCAATTTTTGTGTCCCCATCGCATCATGGCTATGATAGCAGTGACTATTATAAAATCAACCCCAAATTTGGGACGATGGATGACTTTTTGGAGCTTATTGATACTGCCCATTTTCTTCAAATCCGGGTGATCCTGGATTTTGTTGCTAACCACTGCAGCAATGAACACTCTTTTTTCAAAGATGCAGTTAATAACCATAATAGCCAATATCATGATTATTTTGTATGGAAAGATTGGCCGAATTACGAAAGCTTTTATAATGTTCGCTCTATGCCCAAAGTCAACCTTGCTTATGGCAGCCCGGCAAGAGAATACATGCTGAATTGTGCAAAATATTGGCTGGAAAAAGGTGTGGATGGATTCCGTTTGGATTACGCGCACGGCCCAGAGCAGGATTTCTGGATCGATTTTCGCCATGTCTGTGAAACCGTTAACCCTGATTGCTGGACTTTTGGAGAGGTTGTTCAACCTGCGGATATACAGGCTTCTTTCGCAGGCGGCTTGATGGGAACCCTCGACTTTGTCTTGTGCCAGGCGTTGCGGTCGACTTTTGCACAAGGAAAATGGTCACTGGCGAAGTTTGCAGCTTTTCTTCAAGCTCATTTTTCTTATTTTTCAAAATCCTTCAACTTACCTGCGTTTTTGGATAACCATGACATGAACCGGTTTATTTATGCTGCAAACCACAATGAGAAATTGTTAAAATTGGCCTTGCTGGTGCTGTATGTCCTTCCAGGACCGCCCATTTTATATAATGGAACAGAAATCCCCTTATCGCAGAGGCGTTCCATACATGCAAGAGATGCACAAGGATTTGATGAAGCACGTCTCCCCATGACATGGGATTTAGAAAAATCGTTTCAATTCACGGAGTATCTGGCACGACTGGCGGAGATTCGGCAAAAATACCCCCAGTTAAGGCAGGCGGAGTGGACTGTAAATGCTTTTGATGAGAAAAAAGACATGTTGGTATTATCATTGGGTGATTCACAAGATTTCATGCTATTAATTAATCGATCGCCCAAAGAACACCAATTACTGATTCAAAATCCGGAATATCTTTCCTATCAAGACTTGGTTGACCACACCACATACCCAAATAGAAATGATGAATTACAAATAAACCTCCCAGCGCAAACCGGGATTTTATTGTCAGCAAAAAATTGCACAGGATAA
- a CDS encoding TIM-barrel domain-containing protein, which translates to MKDHFQLDVKPHARKEAIIRKDTARFTLLTDQLIRMEYDPSQQFEDRPTQVFWYRDLPVPEFQVSIDHKLLTIETKKLILTYKFSEWGFHHDFLSITLKDNGNIWRYGQEDNFNLKGTLRTLDRLDGGLLTEPGLVSSTGWSVYDDSQSLVFDEDSWLVNRNSPPGTVDLYFFGYGKNYTQCIIDFQKISGRPPLLPRFALGNWWSKYWPYHQDELVALMNDFQERGIPLSACIVDMDWHIVDTGNESSGWTGYTWNPELFPDPPIFFEQIHKMGLKTALNLHPASGVYPHEAQYEQMANRLGIDPESKQPIPFNIADADFATAYFEILHHPLEDIGVDFWWIDWQQGRKSSLEGLDPLFWLNHLHFHDLARGGIKRPFIFSRWSGLGNQRYPIGFSGDALVTWKSLQFQPYFTATAANVGYGWWSHDIGGHMGGVEEPELYLRWLQYGVLSPIMRMHSTNSAYHERRPWAYDAEIERLATRALRLRHALIPYLYTAAWDNYREGVLPIRPMYHLYPDEKDAYLCPDQYYFGSELIAAPFVTPRHEDTRLSRQLVWLPEGHWFDFFTGDYYQGGGWYAIYGDLERVLAFAKAGGIVPLNAETHKNGVNLPEIFTIKIFPGADNEFTLYEDDGETQAYLSGDYALTNMQSRWEPEKLTFKINPAQGMQSLLPPVRTYNLQFHAITPPAKVMGWLNGNEIKLDGYYDQQRRHLITNGIRLSPRDELVVDVLGQGNLCHDEPQIKASVLYLLKQFKLNTYIKQALTDQIDQLLADPLALLHYADRMTDNQLLALVETWMGLYPEKMPVNPPEAFQKIINVFFN; encoded by the coding sequence ATGAAAGATCATTTTCAACTTGATGTTAAACCACATGCTCGAAAAGAAGCAATTATCCGCAAAGACACCGCAAGGTTTACCCTCCTGACCGATCAGTTGATAAGAATGGAGTACGATCCATCACAGCAATTTGAAGACCGCCCCACCCAGGTCTTCTGGTATCGTGATCTTCCTGTGCCCGAATTTCAGGTTTCTATCGATCATAAACTGCTCACTATAGAAACAAAAAAACTGATATTAACTTACAAATTCAGCGAGTGGGGCTTTCACCATGACTTTTTGTCGATAACCTTGAAGGATAACGGAAATATCTGGCGATACGGACAAGAAGATAATTTTAACCTCAAAGGAACACTTCGAACGCTCGATCGCCTGGACGGCGGGCTGTTGACAGAACCGGGGCTTGTTTCTTCTACCGGTTGGTCAGTGTACGATGATAGTCAGTCCCTGGTCTTCGATGAAGATTCCTGGTTGGTTAACCGCAACTCTCCACCTGGCACAGTTGATTTATATTTTTTTGGTTATGGCAAAAATTACACCCAATGTATTATCGACTTTCAAAAAATCTCCGGTCGCCCACCCCTTCTGCCCAGGTTTGCACTTGGCAACTGGTGGAGTAAATATTGGCCCTATCACCAGGATGAGCTTGTCGCCCTGATGAATGATTTTCAAGAGAGGGGTATTCCTCTATCTGCTTGCATTGTCGACATGGACTGGCACATCGTAGATACCGGTAACGAAAGCTCGGGTTGGACAGGCTATACCTGGAACCCAGAACTATTCCCTGATCCGCCAATTTTCTTTGAACAAATCCACAAAATGGGATTAAAAACAGCCCTCAACCTCCATCCAGCCTCTGGCGTTTATCCCCATGAAGCCCAATATGAACAGATGGCAAATCGATTGGGCATTGATCCCGAAAGCAAACAGCCAATCCCGTTCAATATCGCTGATGCAGATTTTGCAACGGCTTATTTTGAAATCCTCCATCACCCACTCGAGGATATAGGTGTGGACTTCTGGTGGATTGACTGGCAACAAGGAAGAAAATCGAGCCTGGAGGGCTTGGACCCCCTCTTTTGGCTCAACCACCTCCATTTTCATGACCTTGCCAGAGGCGGTATCAAACGGCCGTTTATTTTCTCCCGCTGGAGCGGGCTTGGAAATCAACGTTATCCTATTGGTTTTTCTGGTGATGCTTTAGTCACCTGGAAATCCCTGCAATTCCAGCCTTATTTCACCGCAACAGCGGCAAATGTCGGTTATGGCTGGTGGAGCCATGATATTGGCGGGCATATGGGCGGCGTTGAAGAGCCAGAGCTGTATTTACGCTGGCTTCAATATGGTGTCTTGAGTCCGATTATGAGGATGCACTCGACCAACAGCGCGTACCACGAACGCCGTCCCTGGGCTTATGATGCAGAAATTGAGCGCCTTGCAACCAGAGCGTTGAGGCTGCGCCATGCCTTGATCCCCTACTTGTATACCGCAGCCTGGGATAACTACCGGGAAGGTGTTTTGCCCATTCGACCCATGTATCACCTGTACCCGGATGAGAAAGATGCCTATTTGTGCCCGGATCAATATTACTTTGGCAGCGAGTTGATCGCCGCCCCGTTCGTAACACCACGCCACGAAGACACCCGCTTGAGTCGCCAGTTGGTATGGTTGCCAGAGGGACATTGGTTTGATTTCTTCACAGGTGATTACTATCAGGGCGGAGGATGGTATGCCATATACGGAGATTTAGAGCGCGTACTTGCTTTTGCTAAAGCTGGCGGGATCGTGCCATTAAATGCAGAAACCCATAAAAATGGCGTCAATTTGCCGGAGATTTTTACGATTAAAATTTTCCCTGGAGCCGACAATGAATTCACCCTGTACGAAGATGATGGTGAGACACAGGCTTATCTTTCTGGAGATTACGCACTCACAAATATGCAATCCAGGTGGGAGCCTGAAAAACTCACCTTTAAGATCAACCCTGCTCAAGGAATGCAGAGTTTGCTTCCACCAGTGCGAACTTACAACCTGCAATTTCACGCCATTACCCCACCAGCGAAAGTCATGGGATGGCTCAATGGCAATGAAATCAAATTGGACGGATACTATGATCAGCAGCGCCGTCATCTGATCACCAATGGCATCAGGTTATCCCCTCGCGACGAACTGGTTGTTGATGTCTTGGGTCAGGGTAACCTGTGCCACGATGAACCACAAATAAAAGCTTCGGTTTTGTATTTGCTCAAACAATTTAAATTGAATACTTATATCAAGCAGGCTTTGACCGACCAGATCGATCAGCTCCTGGCAGATCCCCTGGCTCTCCTTCACTATGCTGACCGCATGACCGATAATCAGCTATTGGCGCTTGTCGAGACGTGGATGGGACTCTACCCGGAAAAGATGCCAGTAAATCCACCAGAAGCTTTCCAGAAGATCATCAACGTCTTTTTCAACTGA